CATCCCCCTGTATTTACTCTAGAagaggctgtaaaactttgtgaaaggaCTCTGACACTGGTTGATGAGTCAGAGGAGCTCACTTTTGACTGAAATTAAGCTTAATATTAACATGAGTTCTTGAGGATTGAGGCACTACTATTAGCCCCTGTTAGCTACTGCTAGCCAATAAAACTTTCTTTGTAGTGAATGTAACATTGCTGGACTCTGACTCTGAATAAACTCTCATTTGAGTTcagaatgtaatcaaactgtttatcaggGAAAGTGATTTTTAGGACACTGGAATGTAGCATTAGCTAACATAATGTTAACTTTTAACCAGCCGTTGTTGCTTAGCTAGCTCTTGTCAGCTCTCTGGAGACAGGAGGGATCTGTCAGATCTGCTCATAATAAGTAATTGTGACAGTATTGACAGTAAATATAcatgtttatgcacatttcCATATGTTACAGTCCTGACATTTTATTTAGATGCTCAGAGCATTGTCTCTTTCCTTTACCTTTTACCCGTGTACGGGATCACGGGGACCCTCTCATGCTTCATATCTTGAGCCTAAAGGTGCAGGCACACATTTAAATATCATAGCACACTAACGCCGATGACTTCTCCTTGCCTCCATCTTTAAAGTACTACGTATGAGGCCAGTTAAACACATAAAACGCTATGAGTTGGAATGTCCTTCCCGGCCACTATATTCAAATATGGCGGGGAACGTGACAGCTTCCACAAACCTCAAATCCGGTCCTATGTATTTTGGCACACTAGACCATTGTATTTACGTGTACAGTATACTTTTTTCAATTTAAGAACTTCATAAATTACTGACTATACCCTTAAACTTGttaatgtttgacatttttacTAATGTATTGAATTGCTTGCTTGAATTTTgaataaggagaaaaaaaaacctcaggGAGCCAAAAAGGTTGGATGGTATTGCTAAGCAAAGTCACAGGGGCTTTGAGTTCATTGTTCCAATGCTGCCACAGAGTAGAAGTTATTTTTCATCATAACTTCATACACACAATCATTTGATTCTTCCGGGGAACTGTTGGATAATCGCCTGCAGCTACTCCTTTGTTTCACCTGCCAATAGTAAAACAACAGTGTAAAGATTTTGCATATATACAGAACCAAAGTTTTGCCAAATTGTAACAGTAAGATGTTTTCCACAGTGACCGTGTAAAAGGCTAAAGCATTTGAGGATGATTGCCAACAGTGAAAGTGTGAGCACAGAAGATTAGTTTCCAAGAAGCAGCAGCCCCACCATAGCAACACTTCAAAATGGAAACAGATCATTTAGTGGTTTAGATCTAATCAGCATGTCAGTGCAAGAAAGTTTAGAACAGTTATATCACAATGTCTGCAGACAGCAAAGGTAACCACCATAGATAAGTTAGCCATAAGCAGAGAGAATTGAACTCACCTTCTGCATGATCAGCAGAATGAAGATAATGATTAACAGTGTGCTGATCACACAGATACAGATGATCAACAGCATGACTAGAAATCTCTCCTCCACAGTGGTGGTGATCTGGGGCTCTTTGCTGGGACATGGTGCAAATCCTTtgagaaatacagaaaacaagagTTACAGCAGGTGTGCTACTTCATGCACCTAGAAACAAGAAATTACTTTTGTATGTCTGATATAGACAAAAGCATTTGTAAATGTACTGAAGGACTATGCCGCCCGTGAGGTtcccttttgaaatcattttaCAAACTGGAAGAagtaaaacaatacaaaagacTTTAATTAAAGCAAAAGTCATTCAAATGTAGAGACTAGGGGAATAGTTGTTGTTAATACAATACCTTCTATATGCTGTTTTTCACAGCAATGTTTAGGTGTCTCTCCCAAATACCATGTAGATAATTTTGGATAGTGTTAACGGTTAGGGTTACGGTTATAAGAAGTTGAGTTTAGATCCCTCGAGAGACTGAATGATTATGTTCAGATGTAATGTCACTACTCTATAGGTAAACGTAATTAAGTTTCAGTGATGCTGCTTTTCTCATATATTTCTGTAATTTATAACATATTTATCAAAGATAGAAGCAGATGGAAGCCAAAAAGTACAGGTCAGATCTTGAATCTGCATGCATGCAGCCCACTGTGCTAGGCTGATTTTGCAGGCTCGTGAGCTGCGGGACAAGGAATCTTTAacgaggaaaaaaagaaactcaccTCTTACGAAAACTGTGTAGACTTTGCAATTGACACCTTTGTCAGCTGATTCTTTGTAAACGCAAGTGTAGACACCAGAATCATCCACGGTCAAGTTGCTGATGGTGAAGTCGTGGTTCATGGGAGCTCCGTTTGACTCGATCCTGCCTTTGTATTGTGGTCGCTCCATGAGTTTGCTGTTGGTATAGTTACTATAGAAATAAACCTCTTTCCGTTCAGGAAAGTTATGATACAGATACATCGCTATATATACATCATTTTTTGGGCATCCTTCTGATGAACACTTCAAAGTGATGCTCTCACCGGGCTCTCTGATGATTATAGTGCTCTCTGTTATAAAAGAGTCAAAATGTCTGATTACAGGGtgtaaaatataacataagACATCACCATTTAAGTGGTTAGAGATACACATCAATGATTAATGATACAAACATTTAAAGCACAGTGTCTCatacaggttaaaaaaaaaaaggtttatttaaaaaaaatctttcaccTAGTTTTCTTCCAAGTAGACTtgaaacttttaaatattttaaaagaaaagaaaactaaatggaCTTACCTGAATGAGAATAACAACAAATCAATAATATGATCCAGCACAGTGGCATCATCTTTGCAGCAGTGACAGCATATACTGACTTTGTTTGCCACACACTGTATAGTACATAAACAAAGACAAGAGAGACAATAGGGAGTTTTTCCTGTACGGTTTGACTGATGATGTGTGCATCCTGTGAGATAAAATCTTTACAGTCAGTCATTTCATGATTGAAATCATGAAATGACCTTTGAATTGTTAGCTGAAGATGCCACAAACATATACATAACTTGTTTACCTGTTCAGGTGGCACATCCTAATAGAGGAACGTGAAACTTATATCAATAAGATCAACTGTCTTCACTTTAATGCTTAGATTTCTTACTGTGACAATTAATTTGTCTACCAAGCAGAAAGGCCACAGgattgtgacattttttttcttgcttattACCATCCAATATTACAGTTTTGTTATATGTGCGGAAAAATATGATGTTCGAATGTAAGCTGGAGTCTGGAAAACAAACCCAAAGTAAAGTAAAGATTCAAGACTTATAGACTTCAGTCTTATCAAAAaagtgacatctggtggccgaGGCAAGTCAAGGCAACTGAAACACTGACACAAAGTACGGTTTCAATCTCATGTCACCAGGATTTAATTTCTAAAAAGACTgtgttcatttcattttactaGTGTTGTTGCTCATTTATACTAACTAACTAATTAATACATCATCAAACGTCTCTGAATTAATCTGATggtaataaaattataaaaaggCATCAATAAATATGCAGACTGACTCACCAAGAACACTTTCAATGCATTCCTGACTAAAATTAACATAAATATGTCAGAACACAAAGAGTAAAATCTCTGTGCAGGTTCATTTCAAATTTCGAGAATgtagaaaatatttaaaacactcgactaaacacaagaaaaaagtTCTTGCTGCAGCTTTACAAATGATGATCACGTCATCAGTTCACTCCTCCTCTGGTTCACCAGCTTTAGAAAATCTCCTGTTGTATGGCAGTGATGATGCAGGAATACACAGATATTTGGGAACTTCATTAGTAGCCAAGCCACTaaccttttcagctttttcctacTGATCATTAATTCAGCAGTAGCTCTTAATTTAGCAGTAATATATTATATGTCCAGCTCATTCCAGCCATAAGGGAGACATTTCTTTAACTGTTTGCAGACAACAGCTCTTTTTCTGTAGCTTCGTCTGTCAACATGAGATGAGTTACTTTGTTGTTCTTTCTTagatttttctgtattttcttgCTTTAATTAAATGTGAAAACTCAGTTTGTTGTAAAGATAACACTTATCTCTCAACTACTCGTTCGAGCTGCTGATGGTGATGCTGTGGTTCATGAGAGCTCCATTTGACTTAATCCTGTCTTTGTATCTCGATTGCACAGTGACTTTGCTGTTAACATGGTTGGTATAGAAATACACCTCATTCTGTTCAGTAAACCTATGATACAGATACATCCCTGTATATCCACCATTCTTCTGAGGAACACTTCAAAGTGATGCTCTCAACAGGCTCTTTGACGATAATAGTGCCCTCTGTTATAGAAGAGGCAAAATTACAGGGTGTAAAATATGACATAAAACAGAGCTATTTGCACTAGCAGTGACTAAatatctttatttctttttagaaTCTGTCAAGGGTACATATAGTAATATAGTAACAaggcaaaatttaaaaagaaaatcctcTAGTCTTGTTCCAAGCAGAGTTAAAATCAAAACCTTCAAATATTTGAAGATATAAGGAAAATAAATGGACATACCTGAATGCGGGTCTTAACAAATCAATAATAAGGTCAAACACAGCATCATCTTTGCAGCAGTGACGGCATATGATGTTAAATTAGTTTCTCACActctgtatatacacacacagaagtgAGAGCAagcagtgtttcctgtatgtttgaTGTAGACTGATGATGTGTGCATCCTATCAGATAAAGCCATTACATTCAGTCAGTTACTGATTTAGATTACAACACGTGAAGACTGATATGACTCAATGAAAATGCATGAAGAACAAGTgggtaaaataaaaatgtgaataacaccttcaaaataaaataactcaaatttgtcaaacattaaaataaataaataaatgtattccaTAGacctacacacacagaaaagtaaGATTCATGTAGTTAAGGAAAAGCTTAATTGATGTCCCGTACTTTGTTGACACACCTGTTCAGGTGGCCTGTCACAACAGACCAAGGTGGAACTGACATCAGAAAGAACAGTTGCCCTCCACTGAATGCTCTCATTGTTTACTATGATGATGAATGGATCTAAGCCATATTTGTTGGCCAGTCTGAAAAGGCGCAGGTACCTGAAATGTTTGTTCCTTGATCTTCATCCTGAATTTACTTTTTGCAACAAAATGCAAGCTGCAGTCTGAACAACAAGCTCAAAGAATAAAGGATATACTTAACAAGAAGAAGACAAATAATATTCCCATAATTGAATAATAAGCAGGAAtccaactttctttcttttcttttcttttttctttttcttt
This sequence is a window from Oreochromis niloticus isolate F11D_XX linkage group LG6, O_niloticus_UMD_NMBU, whole genome shotgun sequence. Protein-coding genes within it:
- the LOC106098449 gene encoding uncharacterized protein LOC106098449, which codes for MMPLCWIILLICCYSHSESTIIIREPGESITLKCSSEGCPKNDVYIAMYLYHNFPERKEVYFYSNYTNSKLMERPQYKGRIESNGAPMNHDFTISNLTVDDSGVYTCVYKESADKGVNCKVYTVFVRGFAPCPSKEPQITTTVEERFLVMLLIICICVISTLLIIIFILLIMQKVKQRSSCRRLSNSSPEESNDCVYEVMMKNNFYSVAALEQ